From Cataglyphis hispanica isolate Lineage 1 chromosome 3, ULB_Chis1_1.0, whole genome shotgun sequence, a single genomic window includes:
- the LOC126848103 gene encoding zinc finger protein 474-like isoform X1: MKWKKGPCEFLSEKTFLIIKDDLKGAIKRTDGRITARNAADTGTWPPKMKRVNAEEPERPKTANLSRPNVLDPALVDKLDMSLLSKELLCDSMSRFHQPAANIDNSISRDTTTSSSSSLSSLLLVPSSPSATRRRRSAAAVAATTTTWLSHTEDVPPVTRHQRRSFEQIREPRIVTDYQMEEIDRLRSPTGNQKITLPIGTVAQNPDVKKLDDNNNRNGSLKVLSTVKKKKNSRAGLPSDLEIFTAAASSMKSAPEPCKTCGRPDQPERFHSHPKGSQAKIKNIPTSTSTMKAKFAVPSVPKSIQKPVALNFRSDRNRNKPDGVETKPAASQDCPSQDSSQQVKSSSASMKRGPKTVTCYICDREFGTASFPIHVPKCMEKWERENNSLPPSQRRPRPQRSVVGVEHSDWNASAWEQSQQQLVPCAKCGRTFLPERLPIHERSCKAAPKNNERLATPANGRNLMPPTVPCRVCGRNFGTRSIKIHEPQCSRRWQQMQNDLANEQKDQLTLQSQKSAKNQEDSPSMYPDLSQKRTITCYICGRDFGSSSIAIHEPQCLKKWHVENDKLSPARRRKEPQKPDVIYTQDSRTGNMVVDQAATAEANWMTHLSQLVPCKRCGRTFNPDRVNIHENSCKGNR, from the exons atgaaGTGGAAGAAAGGACCATGCGAGTTTCTGTCGGAGAAAacgtttcttataataaaagatgattTGAAAG GTGCAATCAAGAGAACGGACGGGAGGATAACTGCGAGAAATGCAGCGGACACCGGCACCTGGCCGCCCAAGATGAAGCGCGTGAACGCGGAAGAACCGGAGAGGCCTAAGACGGCAAATCTCTCGCGGCCGAACGTGCTGGATCCCGCGCTTGTGGACAAGCTCGATATGTCACTGCTCAGTAAGGAGTTGCTGTGCGACTCAATGTCGCGGTTCCATCAACCGGCCGCGAACATCGACAACTCGATCAGCAGGGACACGACGACGTCATCTTCATCGTCGTTATCATCGTTGTTACTTGTGCCATCGTCGCCATCGGCGACACGACGCCGCAGGagcgccgccgccgtcgctgCCACGACCACCACTTGGTTGTCCCACACCGAAGACGTTCCTCCAGTGACGCGTCATCAGCGACGGAGTTTCGAGCAGATTCGCGAACCACGGATCGTGACAGATTATCAGATGGAGGAGATCGACCGATTAAGATCGCCTACTGGAAACCAAAAGATTACGTTACCCATAGGCACCGTGGCACAGAACCCCGATGTCAAGAAACtcgacgataataataatag AAACGGCTCTCTCAAAGTGCTATCCACggtgaagaagaagaagaactCGCGGGCTGGTCTGCCAAGTGATCTGGAAATCTTCACCGCCGCCGCGTCGTCGATGAAAAGTGCTCCGGAACCCTGCAAGACTTGCGGACGTCCGGATCAGCCGGAGAGATTTCACAGTCATCCGAAGGGAAGTCAGGCCAAGATCAAAAACATCCCAACATCGACGTCGACGATGAAGGCAAAGTTTGCAGTACCGTCGGTGCCTAAGTCTATCCAGAAGCCGGTAGCGTTGAACTTTCGCAGCGATCGGAACAGAAACAAGCCTGATGGGGTCGAGACGAAACCGGCCGCTTCTCAGGATTGTCCTTCCCAGGATTCGAGCCAGCAAGTCAAATCGTCGTCCGCATCGATGAAACGGGGTCCCAAGACGGTCACGTGCTACATCTGCGATCGGGAATTCGGCACCGCCAGTTTCCCCATACACGTACCCAAGTGCATGGAG aaGTGGGAACGCGAGAATAATTCACTGCCTCCGTCTCAAAGACGACCCAGACCACAAAGATCTGTGGTCGGTGTCGAACACAGCGATTGGAATGCATCCGCATGGGAACAGAGTCAG CAGCAATTAGTTCCATGCGCAAAGTGCGGAAGAACATTTTTACCAGAACGCCTGCCGATCCATGAGAGAAGTTGCAAGGCTGCTCCAAAG AACAACGAACGATTGGCCACACCGGCGAACGGGCGCAATCTTATGCCACCAACTGTTCCTTGTCGGGTTTGTGGGCGAAATTTCGGCACCAGAAGCATTAAGATCCATGAGCCTCAGTGCAGTAGACGATGGCAGCAAATGCAAAACGATTTGGCGAACGAGCAGAAAGATCAGCTGACCCTTCAGAGCCAAAAATCAGCCAAAAACCAGGAAGATTCACCATCGATGTATCCG GATTTATCGCAAAAAAGGACCATCACATGTTACATTTGTGGTAGAGATTTCGGATCCTCCAGTATCGCCATTCACGAGCCGCAATGCTTGAAGAAATGGCACGTCGAGAATGACAAACTGTCACCCGCCCGAAGAAGAAAAGAGCCGCAAAAACCTGATGTCATATACACAC AAGATTCCCGCACGGGAAACATGGTAGTTGATCAGGCGGCTACGGCAGAGGCCAATTGGATGACGCATTTGAGCCAGCTGGTGCCGTGTAAGCGTTGTGGAAGAACCTTTAATCCAGATCGAGTGAACATTCACGAGAATAGCTGTAAAGGAAATCGTTGA
- the LOC126848480 gene encoding sodium-independent sulfate anion transporter-like, which translates to MKNGNNSIGSEQRLEGYVNHGLSESTNNVDLIHSYQSFHNSHGNHRDIQGSSDFILIEEPGDDEVKQKEGLLSSALQYTRRRARAICTKKTLYKRLPFLNWLPKYNSQDALGDLVAGITVGLTVIPQSLAYSNVAGLPPQYGLYGSFLGCFIYVIFGSCKDIPMGPTAIISLLTYQTISHLDSPIQHAILLCFIAGIVELIMGIFGLGFLIDFVSGPVSSGFTSAVALIIVTSQIKDILGIPAKGSQFIEMWHSIGGLIHETSAWDATLGASCIGLLLILRLLATCKIGPDKEELHTAKHRIMNKFIWLIGTSRNALLVVICGLLGWSFQDKSPVKLIGHIPGGMPVIQVPPFGIIKDSNTTLTFIDMIGNLGSGILVIPLISLMEDIAICKAFANGKAVDATQELIAIGLSNIGNSFVQAFPSTGSLSRSAVNNASGVRTPLGGVYTGVLVILALLFLTPYFSFIPRATLAAIIIAAVIFMVEVKVVKPMWRTKKSDLIPGVGTFVACLVLQLEIGILCGVGINILFILYHAARPKITVEKLKTLHGIEYLMLTPDRCLIFPSVDYVRNLVTKYSRRAESVATPVVIDCSHIYGADFTAATVIETLTKDFALRGQPLFFYNLKPSVYAVFEGVEPTDFTVYYTQEGLDDLLKEKGYTKQIK; encoded by the exons atgaAAAACGGTAACAATTCGATTGGAAGCGAACAAAGGTTGGAGGGCTACGTGAATCACGGCTTAAGTGAATCTACCAACAATGTGGATCTTATTCATTCATATCAATCTTTTCATAATTCACACGGAAATCATCGAGACATACAGGGTTCCTCGGATTTTATCT TGATCGAAGAGCCAGGAGATGATGAGGTCAAGCAGAAGGAAGGTCTTTTAAGCTCGGCGTTGCAATATACAAGGCGGCGTGCCAGGGCCATATGTACAAAGAAAACCCTTTACAAGAGATTGCCATTCTTGAACTGGCTACCAAAATATAACAGTCAAGATGCGCTTGGAGATCTAGTGGCCGGAATTACCGTGGGTCTCACCGTTATTCCTCAGTCACTAGCATATTCGAATGTCGCCGGTTTACCGCCGCAG tacGGTTTATATGGTAGCTTCTTGGGTTGTttcatttatgtaatttttggaTCCTGCAAAGATATACCCATGGGACCTActgcaataatttctttgctCACTTATCAAACAATATCTCATTTAGACTCTCCGATCCAACATGCAATTTTGTTGTGCTTCATAGCCGGAATTGTAGAGTTAATAATGGGTATATTTGGTCTCG gATTTCTGATAGATTTCGTTTCCGGACCGGTAAGTTCCGGATTTACGTCGGCAGTGGCTTTGATAATCGTCACATCACAAATCAAAGATATCCTTGGCATCCCTGCCAAAGGTTCTCAATTTATTGAGATGTGGCATAGTATCGGTGGACTGATACACGAAACGTCAGCCTGGGATGCTACTCTCGGAGCATCTTGCATAGGATTACTGTTAATTCTGAGG TTATTAGCCACATGCAAAATTGGTCCGGACAAGGAAGAACTTCATACTGCAAAACATCGCATCATGAATAAATTCATCTGGTTAATCGGCACTTCACGAAATGCACTTTTAGTAGTAATTTGTGGTTTATTGGGCTGGAGCTTCCAGGATAAATCGCCTGTCAAATTGATCG gTCATATACCAGGAGGTATGCCCGTTATACAAGTTCCACCTTTTGGAATCATCAAGGATAGCAATACGACGCTCACGTTTATCGACATGATCGGCAATTTGGGCAGTGGTATTCTCGTTATACCGCTCATCTCTCTAATGGAAGATATCGCTATTTGTAAAGCCTTCG CTAACGGAAAAGCAGTAGATGCTACGCAAGAATTGATAGCGATCGGTTTATCGAATATTGGAAATTCCTTTGTACAAGCTTTCCCAAGTACAGGATCACTCAGCAGAAGTGCGGTGAACAACGCTTCCGGCGTGAGGACACCGTTGGGCGGTGTTTATACCG GTGTGTTGGTAATTTTAGCTTTGCTGTTCCTTACTCCGTACTTTAGTTTCATTCCACGTGCCACTCTAGCGGCGATCATTATAGCCGCGGTCATCTTCATGGTTGAAGTCAAAGTCGTGAAACCGATGTGGAGGACAAAGa AGTCAGATCTCATCCCGGGCGTGGGCACGTTCGTCGCGTGTTTGGTGCTGCAATTAGAAATAGGTATTCTCTGCGGTGTTggaataaatattctcttcatCCTGTACCATGCCGCCAGACCGAAAATAACGGTAGAGAAACTCaag ACTCTTCATGGTATTGAGTATTTAATGTTGACGCCCGATCGTTGTTTAATCTTCCCGTCGGTGGACTATGTGCGCAATTTGGTGACTAAATACAGCCGGCGTGCCGAAAGTGTTGCGACACCTGTAGTGATCGATTGTTCACACATTTATGGTGCGGACTTTACGGCTGCTACGGTCATCGAGACTTTGACAAAGGACTTTGCCTTGAGAGGCCAGCCACTCTTCTTTTACAATCTGAAGCCGTCGGTATACGCTGTCTTCGAGGGTGTCGAACCTACGGATTTCACTGTTTATTATACCCAGGAAGGATTAGACGATTTGCTGAAGGAGAAAGGGTATACGAAGCAAATTAAATAG
- the LOC126848216 gene encoding heparan sulfate glucosamine 3-O-sulfotransferase 6: MELRKSTWKILILVCALAIYLWMLLVDHSHMLVDISQKITLQKTRISVSMKNVLYQSLDQSKTEDVSLDDGTDSNLKKLQSASLQNSSDSLKGKVLKYQTFKQQNLMPSRQLPTALIIGVKKGGTRALLEFLRLHPAIRAAGSEVHFFDHHYVKGFRWYRRRMPPTLIGQITMEKTPSYFVTSEVPKRVKYMNPGMKLIVVVRDPVTRAISDYTQVKSKRRKMPRFEDMAFLNGSSIVDTSWVPLKIGVYVRHLERWLQYFPLSQFLFVSGERLIADPVMEITRVQDFLGLKRVICEKHFYFNATKGFPCLLKSEDRATPHCLGKNKGRSHPYIDPMAIQRLRDFYRPFNQRFYQLAGMDFGWY, encoded by the exons ATGGAACTGCGTAAAAGCACTTGGAAGATCTTAATCCTCGTGTGCGCGTTGGCCATCTACCTGTGGATGCTCCTCGTCGATCATTCGCACATGTTAGTTGACATATCGCAGAAGATCACTCTGCAGAAAACACGGATCTCCGtatcaatgaaaaatgttcTGTACCAAAGTCTCGATCAATCGAAGACCGAAGATGTATCTCTGGATGATGGAACAGATTCGAATTTGAAGAAACTGCAATCGGCGTCACTCCAAAATTCGAGTGACTCACTCAAAGGAAAGGTATTGAAATATCAGACATTCAAGCAACAAAATCTGATGCCAAGCCGACAATTGCCGACCGCATTGATAATTGGAGTGAAGAAAGGCGGAACGAGAGCCCTTTTGGAATTCCTAAGATTGCATCCAGCAATTCGTGCTGCCGGCTCAGAGGTCCATTTCTTTGATCACCATTATGTTAAAGGATTCCGTTGGTACAG ACGCAGAATGCCCCCGACTCTAATCGGTCAAATCACCATGGAAAAGACGCCGTCGTATTTCGTGACGAGCGAGGTGCCGAAGAGGGTGAAGTACATGAATCCGGGGATGAAACTAATCGTCGTGGTGAGAGACCCCGTAACTCGAGCGATCTCCGATTACACGCAAGTAAAGAGCAAGCGTCGAAAAATGCCGCGTTTCGAGGATATGGCTTTTTTGAATGGATCGAGTATCGTGGACACTTCCTGGGTACCACTGAAAATCGGAGTTTACGTACGGCATCTGGAAAGATGGTTGCAATACTTCCCGCTGTCGCAATTCTTGTTCGTATCGGGCGAACGCCTGATCGCCGATCCGGTGATGGAGATCACCCGGGTGCAGGACTTCCTCGGTCTGAAGCGAGTGATATGCGAAAAACACTTCTACTTCAACGCTACCAAAGGCTTCCCTTGCTTGCTCAAGTCGGAGGATCGTGCGACGCCGCACTGTCTTG gaAAGAACAAGGGACGTAGTCATCCTTATATCGATCCCATGGCAATTCAACGTTTACGAGATTTTTATCGGCCATTCAATCAGCGCTTCTATCAACTGGCGGGTATGGATTTTGGTTGGTATTAA
- the LOC126848103 gene encoding zinc finger protein 474-like isoform X2, translated as MKWKKGPCEFLSEKTFLIIKDDLKGAIKRTDGRITARNAADTGTWPPKMKRVNAEEPERPKTANLSRPNVLDPALVDKLDMSLLSKELLCDSMSRFHQPAANIDNSISRDTTTSSSSSLSSLLLVPSSPSATRRRRSAAAVAATTTTWLSHTEDVPPVTRHQRRSFEQIREPRIVTDYQMEEIDRLRSPTGNQKITLPIGTVAQNPDVKKLDDNNNRNGSLKVLSTVKKKKNSRAGLPSDLEIFTAAASSMKSAPEPCKTCGRPDQPERFHSHPKGSQAKIKNIPTSTSTMKAKFAVPSVPKSIQKPVALNFRSDRNRNKPDGVETKPAASQDCPSQDSSQQVKSSSASMKRGPKTVTCYICDREFGTASFPIHVPKCMEKWERENNSLPPSQRRPRPQRSVVGVEHSDWNASAWEQSQQLVPCAKCGRTFLPERLPIHERSCKAAPKNNERLATPANGRNLMPPTVPCRVCGRNFGTRSIKIHEPQCSRRWQQMQNDLANEQKDQLTLQSQKSAKNQEDSPSMYPDLSQKRTITCYICGRDFGSSSIAIHEPQCLKKWHVENDKLSPARRRKEPQKPDVIYTQDSRTGNMVVDQAATAEANWMTHLSQLVPCKRCGRTFNPDRVNIHENSCKGNR; from the exons atgaaGTGGAAGAAAGGACCATGCGAGTTTCTGTCGGAGAAAacgtttcttataataaaagatgattTGAAAG GTGCAATCAAGAGAACGGACGGGAGGATAACTGCGAGAAATGCAGCGGACACCGGCACCTGGCCGCCCAAGATGAAGCGCGTGAACGCGGAAGAACCGGAGAGGCCTAAGACGGCAAATCTCTCGCGGCCGAACGTGCTGGATCCCGCGCTTGTGGACAAGCTCGATATGTCACTGCTCAGTAAGGAGTTGCTGTGCGACTCAATGTCGCGGTTCCATCAACCGGCCGCGAACATCGACAACTCGATCAGCAGGGACACGACGACGTCATCTTCATCGTCGTTATCATCGTTGTTACTTGTGCCATCGTCGCCATCGGCGACACGACGCCGCAGGagcgccgccgccgtcgctgCCACGACCACCACTTGGTTGTCCCACACCGAAGACGTTCCTCCAGTGACGCGTCATCAGCGACGGAGTTTCGAGCAGATTCGCGAACCACGGATCGTGACAGATTATCAGATGGAGGAGATCGACCGATTAAGATCGCCTACTGGAAACCAAAAGATTACGTTACCCATAGGCACCGTGGCACAGAACCCCGATGTCAAGAAACtcgacgataataataatag AAACGGCTCTCTCAAAGTGCTATCCACggtgaagaagaagaagaactCGCGGGCTGGTCTGCCAAGTGATCTGGAAATCTTCACCGCCGCCGCGTCGTCGATGAAAAGTGCTCCGGAACCCTGCAAGACTTGCGGACGTCCGGATCAGCCGGAGAGATTTCACAGTCATCCGAAGGGAAGTCAGGCCAAGATCAAAAACATCCCAACATCGACGTCGACGATGAAGGCAAAGTTTGCAGTACCGTCGGTGCCTAAGTCTATCCAGAAGCCGGTAGCGTTGAACTTTCGCAGCGATCGGAACAGAAACAAGCCTGATGGGGTCGAGACGAAACCGGCCGCTTCTCAGGATTGTCCTTCCCAGGATTCGAGCCAGCAAGTCAAATCGTCGTCCGCATCGATGAAACGGGGTCCCAAGACGGTCACGTGCTACATCTGCGATCGGGAATTCGGCACCGCCAGTTTCCCCATACACGTACCCAAGTGCATGGAG aaGTGGGAACGCGAGAATAATTCACTGCCTCCGTCTCAAAGACGACCCAGACCACAAAGATCTGTGGTCGGTGTCGAACACAGCGATTGGAATGCATCCGCATGGGAACAGAGTCAG CAATTAGTTCCATGCGCAAAGTGCGGAAGAACATTTTTACCAGAACGCCTGCCGATCCATGAGAGAAGTTGCAAGGCTGCTCCAAAG AACAACGAACGATTGGCCACACCGGCGAACGGGCGCAATCTTATGCCACCAACTGTTCCTTGTCGGGTTTGTGGGCGAAATTTCGGCACCAGAAGCATTAAGATCCATGAGCCTCAGTGCAGTAGACGATGGCAGCAAATGCAAAACGATTTGGCGAACGAGCAGAAAGATCAGCTGACCCTTCAGAGCCAAAAATCAGCCAAAAACCAGGAAGATTCACCATCGATGTATCCG GATTTATCGCAAAAAAGGACCATCACATGTTACATTTGTGGTAGAGATTTCGGATCCTCCAGTATCGCCATTCACGAGCCGCAATGCTTGAAGAAATGGCACGTCGAGAATGACAAACTGTCACCCGCCCGAAGAAGAAAAGAGCCGCAAAAACCTGATGTCATATACACAC AAGATTCCCGCACGGGAAACATGGTAGTTGATCAGGCGGCTACGGCAGAGGCCAATTGGATGACGCATTTGAGCCAGCTGGTGCCGTGTAAGCGTTGTGGAAGAACCTTTAATCCAGATCGAGTGAACATTCACGAGAATAGCTGTAAAGGAAATCGTTGA
- the LOC126848103 gene encoding uncharacterized protein LOC126848103 isoform X3 translates to MKWKKGPCEFLSEKTFLIIKDDLKGAIKRTDGRITARNAADTGTWPPKMKRVNAEEPERPKTANLSRPNVLDPALVDKLDMSLLSKELLCDSMSRFHQPAANIDNSISRDTTTSSSSSLSSLLLVPSSPSATRRRRSAAAVAATTTTWLSHTEDVPPVTRHQRRSFEQIREPRIVTDYQMEEIDRLRSPTGNQKITLPIGTVAQNPDVKKLDDNNNRNGSLKVLSTVKKKKNSRAGLPSDLEIFTAAASSMKSAPEPCKTCGRPDQPERFHSHPKGSQAKIKNIPTSTSTMKAKFAVPSVPKSIQKPVALNFRSDRNRNKPDGVETKPAASQDCPSQDSSQQVKSSSASMKRGPKTVTCYICDREFGTASFPIHVPKCMEKWERENNSLPPSQRRPRPQRSVVGVEHSDWNASAWEQSQQQLVPCAKCGRTFLPERLPIHERSCKAAPKNNERLATPANGRNLMPPTVPCRVCGRNFGTRSIKIHEPQCSRRWQQMQNDLANEQKDQLTLQSQKSAKNQEDSPSMYPDLSQKRTITCYICGRDFGSSSIAIHEPQCLKKWHVENDKLSPARRRKEPQKPDVIYTHTIQSAMTTLLFAEDSRTGNMVVDQAATAEANWMTHLSQLVPCKRCGRTFNPDRVNIHENSCKGNR, encoded by the exons atgaaGTGGAAGAAAGGACCATGCGAGTTTCTGTCGGAGAAAacgtttcttataataaaagatgattTGAAAG GTGCAATCAAGAGAACGGACGGGAGGATAACTGCGAGAAATGCAGCGGACACCGGCACCTGGCCGCCCAAGATGAAGCGCGTGAACGCGGAAGAACCGGAGAGGCCTAAGACGGCAAATCTCTCGCGGCCGAACGTGCTGGATCCCGCGCTTGTGGACAAGCTCGATATGTCACTGCTCAGTAAGGAGTTGCTGTGCGACTCAATGTCGCGGTTCCATCAACCGGCCGCGAACATCGACAACTCGATCAGCAGGGACACGACGACGTCATCTTCATCGTCGTTATCATCGTTGTTACTTGTGCCATCGTCGCCATCGGCGACACGACGCCGCAGGagcgccgccgccgtcgctgCCACGACCACCACTTGGTTGTCCCACACCGAAGACGTTCCTCCAGTGACGCGTCATCAGCGACGGAGTTTCGAGCAGATTCGCGAACCACGGATCGTGACAGATTATCAGATGGAGGAGATCGACCGATTAAGATCGCCTACTGGAAACCAAAAGATTACGTTACCCATAGGCACCGTGGCACAGAACCCCGATGTCAAGAAACtcgacgataataataatag AAACGGCTCTCTCAAAGTGCTATCCACggtgaagaagaagaagaactCGCGGGCTGGTCTGCCAAGTGATCTGGAAATCTTCACCGCCGCCGCGTCGTCGATGAAAAGTGCTCCGGAACCCTGCAAGACTTGCGGACGTCCGGATCAGCCGGAGAGATTTCACAGTCATCCGAAGGGAAGTCAGGCCAAGATCAAAAACATCCCAACATCGACGTCGACGATGAAGGCAAAGTTTGCAGTACCGTCGGTGCCTAAGTCTATCCAGAAGCCGGTAGCGTTGAACTTTCGCAGCGATCGGAACAGAAACAAGCCTGATGGGGTCGAGACGAAACCGGCCGCTTCTCAGGATTGTCCTTCCCAGGATTCGAGCCAGCAAGTCAAATCGTCGTCCGCATCGATGAAACGGGGTCCCAAGACGGTCACGTGCTACATCTGCGATCGGGAATTCGGCACCGCCAGTTTCCCCATACACGTACCCAAGTGCATGGAG aaGTGGGAACGCGAGAATAATTCACTGCCTCCGTCTCAAAGACGACCCAGACCACAAAGATCTGTGGTCGGTGTCGAACACAGCGATTGGAATGCATCCGCATGGGAACAGAGTCAG CAGCAATTAGTTCCATGCGCAAAGTGCGGAAGAACATTTTTACCAGAACGCCTGCCGATCCATGAGAGAAGTTGCAAGGCTGCTCCAAAG AACAACGAACGATTGGCCACACCGGCGAACGGGCGCAATCTTATGCCACCAACTGTTCCTTGTCGGGTTTGTGGGCGAAATTTCGGCACCAGAAGCATTAAGATCCATGAGCCTCAGTGCAGTAGACGATGGCAGCAAATGCAAAACGATTTGGCGAACGAGCAGAAAGATCAGCTGACCCTTCAGAGCCAAAAATCAGCCAAAAACCAGGAAGATTCACCATCGATGTATCCG GATTTATCGCAAAAAAGGACCATCACATGTTACATTTGTGGTAGAGATTTCGGATCCTCCAGTATCGCCATTCACGAGCCGCAATGCTTGAAGAAATGGCACGTCGAGAATGACAAACTGTCACCCGCCCGAAGAAGAAAAGAGCCGCAAAAACCTGATGTCATATACACAC ATACGATACAATCGGCAATGACAACTTTACTGTTCGCAGAAGATTCCCGCACGGGAAACATGGTAGTTGATCAGGCGGCTACGGCAGAGGCCAATTGGATGACGCATTTGAGCCAGCTGGTGCCGTGTAAGCGTTGTGGAAGAACCTTTAATCCAGATCGAGTGAACATTCACGAGAATAGCTGTAAAGGAAATCGTTGA